The sequence ATTATCACACAATAATATACGAATAGAGTTTATGGAAAATACCTGGTAGCGCTAATCCATCATCCGTAGTTGATTAACCAGTGGTAGCCGTAATACCTTATGGAGGTCttggtttctctctcttgaccttaACCGTAATGAGTCGGTAATTCCTTGGATATAATAGTGATGGTTATTGTTCCTAGGGTTTTAGTATTAGCTTTAGATCTCGACCGTTCATCAAAGAAGAGATATATTTGGAATCTGACTTCTTATATAAACCATGTTATATATATTTAGCAATATCCTAGTGATGACCAAGATTCTCACATGGGCCCAGTAAAGATAATTAATCTCATAAGAAATTATCTTACAGTAGGATCTTATATATTCAATGTATTAAGAAGTGCAATTGGGCTTCCACCTGAGCAAAGTTTCATAATGTTGTGTTGTGATGGCTCTTGTTTTGGAAATCCTGGTTATGCATGATTTGGAGTTGTTTTTAGAGACTCCCAATGTCAGGTAGTTGGGACTTTAACTGGGTGTATTGGTGTTGCTTCAAATTATTTAGCAGAAACTTATGGAGTTATGAGTGCTTTGGAGCTGGAAATACAATGGTGCATGTTTAAAGTCATAGAAGTGTCAGATTCAAAAACTGTGCTTGCAGAATTTTCTCAGGGGAAAGTACCTTGGtttcttcaagaaagatgaaagatttcTGTGAAAATTTTTTCTGAAATCATATATAAACACTGCTACAGAGAAGTCAATTTCCCTGTTGATTGCACAGCTAAAAGATGAGCATTACTTGCTGCAGGTGAAAGACAACTTCATGTgggaagacttcattggattccAAGTGAAATGCCAAATGTTGACTACTAAAGATTATCTTGAGTTGAAAATTTAAATTTTGAGTCAGGTTTTGTTGTTTTATAACTTAGAGGTTCATGTAATCCTTCTATTTGACTCATTCTATTGAATTGTATCATTTtttaaatataaataaaatatgtgattcagaaaagaaaaaaaaagtaattgaTGGTGTGGCAGGAGAACTAACTCTAAAACATGTTTGGCTTGGACTAGTTATATGCCGGCtgcatacacgaaaaacaaaacTACATGAGATTTCTCTTTATCCACTGTCTAGAACCCTAGGTTACATCTAATTCCAGCAATCAATGTAGTTGGTTTCTTGATCGTTTGTTAATTATTTTGAATTATATGTATTGATTAATCATCCATCGTCAACAATTCTTAAAAAGGTTTTTCCATATTAGATATTGCCGTAGAAAGGGCAAGGATCAAAAAatcgtactccctccgtcctaaattaagAGTCCTAATtaactttgtcaagatattaagaaaATCCTATAAAACGCCAGACTAGCCCTTAACTAGCCTGTTTAATGTCATATTATTACCACAACTAATTTATTAATGTTAAAAATAATAAATTggatagtattattattttagaaaatattttaagaaaataaaagcaaacttATATTGCTGTTATTATGGAATCCACAATGTaagaaatttatttttcttcatttgatTTTGGTTTCCCGCACTAAAACTTTAGagtttttggaatttttatttgagagggaaaaaagattgaaaaaagTGAAATCATAGATTATTTCCTTTTTAGATATGCTCGACCATGGAAATTTGAAAGAATTAAATTGTCTAGCTTATGTTCTTCCATAGTGTttcaagaaaaagagatgaaaaaattaAGACAAATGAAAAGGTTATGTAAGAATAAGTAGAAGTTTATTAGGAATTTTATAACTATCCATAagtgtttttatttaaaaaaggaatgacaattaatacaaaaatattgagtaagttttttttctttatatatggtgatattatttaagattttgatataaaaatgattttatgattgTAAAAAATAAAgagtatatttgatagtttaatgGAATAGTATGTCTCTAAACAGAGCAAACAGATAAAAAGGGACATACCAAAGTAAAAATTATGACAAATAAAAAAGGTTTCCTCTATTTCCCATCCTcacttttcctatttcccatACCAAAGTAAATAATCTGAGTTTTTCATTATCTTTCTCAAATATTGGCAATTTCGTTTCCTCAAATGCCAATTTCGTTTATTCAAAATTAGTAGGTTCAACAAATTTTATGTTATGGCGTGATCAATTTGAGTCTATATTAGTTTCAACTGATCTATATGGATATGTTAATGGTGATGAGAAAGAACCACCAAAGCATGTTCTGGTTAATGATTTTTTTGTGTTGAATCCTAGATGGGTTTATTGGGAGAAAGTAGATTCTTTTGTTGTAAGTTGTTTAAAAGCTACTTTCACACCATTTGTTTCTATAGATGTATCGGGTTTGTCTGCAACAAGGAAAATTTGGTATTTTATTGAAGAGAGTTTCAAAAATCAGTTTAGGGCTAGAGGAAGTATGTTAAGAAATAAACTGCATTGCTTGAAGAAGGGTAGTTTGAGTATTCTTGTGTATCTTAAGAATTTGAATACAATTGTTAATTCCTTAGCAGCAATTGGAGAAAGGATTAGTGAGTCTGATTTTGGTAATGGATGCGTTGAATATATGGCTTACGAAGGAAATATGATAATTTTGTGATTTCTACACAAAACATGGAGTTGCCATTTACTTTTGCAGATATTAGGCCTAGATTACTAAATCATGAACAATGGCTTCTTGACCAACAACAAGATTCAAGCATGAATTTTGATGCACAAAATCCTTCGGGATTTTACTCAAGAAATGTTAATTCAggaaatggaaatggaaaagCAATGAGTAAGAATTCAGGAAATGTGAATGGCAATTACTACAAAAACAAGAATACAGGAAATGGAAATTACAATAATAACAagaattcaaaaaataaaaattccaacAGTTATAGGACTAATACTTCTTATGATGGTAGTTCTAGTTCTGGAAATGTAAGAAGAGATTACCCACAAGTCGAGTGTTGCAGAAACTGAGGTCATTATGCAAGTAGATGTCATTTTAGGTATTATCCTCCAGCATCTGCTTCATATTCAGGGAATGGAACTACAAATGtgtctcaacaacaatcatcataTAATTCAATGAGTGAAGACATGATTTTTTTTGGTCCATCTACATCTGAAGATCCACAATATACACATGACTGGGGATGAAGGTCTACTTCAGAATACTTCTTCTTATAGAGGACAAGAAAAAGTGCAAGTTGGCAATGGTAAGTTTATCTCTTCTACTGGAACATCTTTTATTTCCACACTAAAACTAGTTTTAGGCTCAACATTTTTGTATTAGTTCCAGATATGAAGCATAACTTACTTTCCCTTCCAACTATCTTCTTCTCATGAACCAAAACCATTATCATTAAGCTATATCCTTATACTTATGAGATCAGGGACTTATCAACACATGTTTTGCTTTATCATGGGACTATAGTTAATAATTTGTATCCTATTCATATATATGTTGTCCTGTATTCCAAAATTGTCATTGTCTTCTACTATTTCTGCTCATTCTTAAGTATAGCATAGTAGATTAGGACATCCATCTAGCCAAATAGTTCAAAAACTACATTATTTTAAACGCATAGTTTTAACAACTCCTCATTCTTCTACTTTATGTCATCCTTGTCATCTGGCTAAAAGTAAAAAAATTCCCTTCCAACTATCTTCTTCTCATGAACCAAAACCATTATCACTAATACATTGTGATGTGTGGGGTACTAAAATTCCTAGGGTTAAATGGATATAGATACTATATTGTTTTTATAGATGATTATAGCATATTTAACCGTATTTATCCAATAAAACTCAAGTCAGATGATTCTcaatgttttactcatttttaaaaTCACACTgaaaatcaattttctaaaaaaataatttcTTTTCAAGTGgatggtgctgctgaacttgttAAAGGTTCATTCAAAGTCATTCTTGGGAAAAGTGGCATTCTAGTTAGAATTTCATGTCCTAAAACACTAGAACATAATGGTCTAGCAGAAACAAAGCATGAACAAATTACTGAAATGGGAAACACTCTATAGTTTAATTCTTTTTGTATCAAAGAAATGTGGTAGGATGCTTTTTTAGCTGCTATTTATCTTATCAATAGAACACCCCTAtacaaattttgaatttcaaatctcCATTTGAAGCCTTGTTTGGTATTATTTCATACAAATTCAGTAAACCCGTCCAATTGAGCGAGCTAGTTTATTAATCCTAAGTATCCTTCAAATTATGTTTGTCATCTAAAGAAGAGtttatatgggttgaaacaagcaacAAGAGCTTGGTTTCATAGGTTTAGTTATTTTATGATTAGTTGTGGATtcaagaaatcaatttcagatgattTCATGTTTGTGTTCCGCTCACAGAAATGAATGCTTGTTTTATtactgtatgttgatgatatattGCTGACTGGTAGCTCTTCTGTGATGATTGTTGATTTAATTACTTCTCTTAAGAAAGAGTTCACTATGAAGGAACTGGGGGATTTGAGATATTTTTTGGGTATTGAAGTTGTAAGAAGTCCAGATTCTATTGTTCTGATACAGAAAAAATATACTTTAGAATTGTTAAATAAAGCAAATATGATTGATAGTAAGCCTTGTGATACACCAGTTGCTAAGGGTGCTAGggtttcaataaatgatgaaacaaaATTGAAAATTGCAAGTGATTTTAGAACAATAATATGCAGTTTACAGTATCTGACAATTACTAGACAAGATATTTTCTTTGGTTTAACTATGTATCACAGTTTATGCATTCACCAACAGATGTGCATTTTCAGTTAGTCAAGAGAATACTCATGCACTTGAAGGGAATAATTGGTTTAGGTACAACATTAAGGAAAGATAAGTTGTAGACTTTGAGGGCTTATACATACTCATATTTGGCAGGTTGTCCAGATACAAGGAGGTCAACTTCAGgatatgttgttttcttgggTTCTAACTTAGTTTCATGCATGGTCTTCAAAGAAACATCCAACTATGTCTAAATCTTCAACTGAGGCTGAATACAAATTTTTATATGTTGCTTCTGCATTGTTAAAATGGCTTGCTGATTTATTATCTGAGTTGCATGTTTCTGTTATAACTCCAACTCAGCTTTTACCAGTGCTTTGGCTTTAGCATATAACCTTGTTTTTCATGCTAGGACAAAGCACATGGAGATTCAATATCATACAGTTATAGAGTTGGTGGAGAAATGATTTCTGCAACTTCAACATGTTTCCAGTAAGAGCAAGTAGCTAATATCTTCATCAAAGGCCTATGCTTTCCTACCTCCTCCTGATTAATGCAGTTCTTGATAAACACAAAATTACAGTCTGCATCTACTTCTTCATTTACTTCTGCAGTTACATAAAATTCTTATTATTTGTGTTTTGTgagttttttcttgttttgttttgctattCCTGTTGTCTTTCAAACTGTTATAGTAGATCAACCCAAAAACAGTTTGAGTGCGTGTATGTCAAGTCAACATTAGTTGACTTGACCTGTCCTTTATTAATTATGTTTGTGTGAGATACATGTGTGCTTGTAATAACACTACTAGAATGATTGCCTATTTAAGGCGTATCATTAACTCAGTAAGAATTATCCCTTTCTATCAATAATTCAATAGTTTTCTCAAGTATTATCTTTTCCATTACattaagtttttcttcttctgtaaCTCTCATAATAAAGTTTGAAGTTTAAACTGCCATATTTAATGGGATTACATGGAAAACTTTGAAATTATAGTGATAGAACATACATTTACTTTAAGaaacctagagttgttaaatGAGATTAACAATACAAATGCCTCATAGGCTTTGCAGTATCTTCAATGTCTCATCAATATGCTTCTCAGTTTGGAACTGATTGTTATAGATGTATTGAACCACAAGGTTTTTGTCAAGCACATAAGTCTGTCTACCACCCAATGCTCCGAATAGATCAGATGACCTTGTTACCGTCATCACTTAGTATATGGAAGCCTGTATTTCTTAGCAAATTCCTGAAACGGCAATAAGGAATTAATCATTAACGGAATTCAATTTATGTATCTCACAGCGTGAAAATCAGACGTTAATACCCTGCTCTACAGTCGGAGTGTAGGAAAATTGACAATATACAAACAAAACATTGGCCGCACGAAATCATAATTACCTTATGCGACTCAGGACTATCACCACTAACTCCTACAACTTGAGCTCCCGCCTTCTTGAACTTCTCATAAGAGTCCCTAAAAGCGCATGCCTATAATCGGAGTAAACAGATGATGATTAGAGATTAATTAATGTTTAATCAAATGTTTGTTCAATCAGTAATACGAGTTGGATCATCAACAGTTTTTCTTTCCGCTAGTTATGTTCCTAATTAAACAAAATGCCACACGGGTATCATATATATTGCCGATTGCAAGTAGAAATTGAAAACTCCTATGCAAACTTTCTTACCTGTTTAGTGCATCCTGGAGATTCATCAGCAGGATAGAAATAAAGCACAACCGGCTTTCCTTTGAACTTTGAAAGACTAACATTCTTGTTATCTTGATCTTTCAACGTGAAAGCAGGAGGAACTGAACCTTTCTCAACATAATACACAAACAGAGTCAGGAATCAGAAGTACAACCTCTCATTAgtccaaaccaaaaccaaaaacagAAATTTCAGGATAAGTGTATCTCTAGAATGTACCTTAGCAGAAATGTAAAATTTCTTTGAAGAAGTAGATGGGAAAGaaacagaagaagatgaagaagaaagtttaAGACCATAAAGCTGAGaacgtgatgatgatgatgatgatgagagaCATTGTGAAAATGGTGTTTTGGTGCTAAGAGCTGTTTTTGGTAATGAAGAAGAACGTATTGAGTGGTTCAGAAGGGTTAGAGAAGCCATTGTTgaacaacaaaaagaagaaatgtTTTCACAGTTAGAAAGAGAGAGATAGGGATAGAATGCTAATTGGCCATTTGTGGTAAGAGGGTATGGGGCGTGGGTTATGGCTGACCCTTCACATCAGAGTGATATCCATTGTGTTCTGTACCAAACTGAGAAAGGTTAGTCATTGTAATTTACCCTGGTTATTGGTACACTTCGACCACACCTATCTGCAGATAAATATTTTTCGATTGCTATATAACGAATGCGATTACATGGATGACTCCGAGCTTAAACTtatacaacatacatttcctttgGGGAAAATTGAACTCATGTACGAGACAGACAGACCGTCTAGAACAATACTACTTGAGTACTTTGGCAAGATATACATATATAAGAAACCTGAACTTGTGAAATGAGATTTATAATACTCATAGGCTCTGAAGTATCTTCAATGTCTCGTCGATGTGCTTCTCAGGTTGGAACTGATTGTTATAGATGTATTGAACCACACCGTTTTTGTCAAGAACGTAAGTCTGTCTTCCAGGTAAAGTTCCGAATAGATCAGATGGTACTCCCCATTCTTTCCTGATCTTGTTACCCTCATCACTTAGTAATGTGTATGGAAGCCTGAATTTCTTAGCAAATGCCTGTAACAACAGCAATGCAACAATCTGTCAACGGGTTTCAATGGATATGTATTTCCTTTAGTGTGAAACTCACACAACGATAGACTGTTCTATAGTGCTTACTACTAGTAGGAGAGTAGGAAAACCAACAATAAACAAAGAAAACCCAGAACATTAGCCGGAAACTCATAATTACCTTATGTGAGTCAGGACCATCACCACTGATTCCTACAACTTGAGCTCCCGCTTTCTTGAACTTCTCGTAAGAGTCCCTAAATGCACAGGCCTATATGATCAGGGCAAACACACCATGGTTAGTGAATTATAAATGTATTTGAACTAATGTTTATCCAATATTTATGCTGCACTATGGCAGGGAGCACCGGTATCTGCTCCGCATTGTTATGCAATGAAAAAGAACTTTCTTGCACCACAGTGATCCGAACAAATAGATGGATTAGCAAATCTGGGGTGTCACAATATACTACGCTGAGACTGGAAACTTTACATTCGAGCGCTCAATTTGGCGTACCAAATATGAGGTGAAATGCACAGTATTAAAACCCAATTCCTCGACTAACATACAATGTAGATATTCAAACAACAGTAGGTGGGTATTTCCACTATGTTAACTTAGGTGAAGGAGAGCACCAAAATAAGAGTGTATCAGCACAACCATTACCCTTAAGATGGATTTCATTCGCACCCCCATAGGGCGGTTATCATATGATGAAACCATGCCATATTCACATGTCATTGCAAAATGCTAATTCATACAATTTTGAATGGGATTTGACAATTTAAAGTTCAATTCAACGCAAACCACCACCAAAACACTAGCATAACACATCAGTTTCCTTTCTTACATACGAGTCATTTTGGATTGTGGAGAACGCCGAACAAAGGAAAATTGAAAGATGACTAAGAAAGTACCTGTTTAGTGCAACCTGGAGTCTCGTCAGCTGGGTAAAAATAGACCACAACTGGTTTTCCTTTGAACTTAGAAAGACTAACAGGTTTGTTGTCTTGATCTTTCAAAGTAAATGCAGGAGGAACTGAACCTTTGTTAACCTACACATCAAGATTCATATATTCCCATTAATTCAAACAAAATGCATTACTCAAAAACCCAGTCTAAGTATGAGAAATATGTACCTTAGCAGAGATGGAAAACTTCTTTGAAGAAGTAGATTCGAAAGTaacagaagatgaagaagaa comes from Papaver somniferum cultivar HN1 unplaced genomic scaffold, ASM357369v1 unplaced-scaffold_158, whole genome shotgun sequence and encodes:
- the LOC113337260 gene encoding peroxiredoxin Q, chloroplastic-like, coding for MASLTLLNHSIVPSSSFPITKTLNNKIPLSQCLVSSSSHSQFYGLKLSSSSSVTFESTSSKKFSISAKVNKGSVPPAFTLKDQDNKPVSLSKFKGKPVVVYFYPADETPGCTKQACAFRDSYEKFKKAGAQVVGISGDGPDSHKAFAKKFRLPYTLLSDEGNKIRKEWGVPSDLFGTLPGRQTYVLDKNGVVQYIYNNQFQPEKHIDETLKILQSL